A stretch of DNA from Candidatus Bathyarchaeota archaeon:
GCTTCGTTGAAGAACTAGTTTCATCTGACATTATCTGGGCATGCGCTTCATGTTTAAAATGCCGTGAAAGATGTCCACAGAAAGCGTCGCCGTACGATACTATTATGGCTTTGAGAAACTTGACAGTGGAAAGAGAAGCAAAGGTGCCGGAGGCATATATGAAAGCGGTGGCCCAAATCCTAGAAACAGGTTTAACACAGCAAGCGCAAACGGTTACTTCTCGAGAAATGCAGCCGTTTAACAGAGAAAAACTTGGGCTGCCCGAAATGATATACCCAAACGACAAGTTTAAAGTCGTTTTCATGAAAGTTCTCGGAGGATAAACAAGTGAAGGTTGCAGTCTATTGGGGATGCAAAATTCCGACGGCGCAGTACGCTTATGAGATGTCAGTTAGGCAGGTTTTTCCACATTTCGACATCGAGCTTGTCGACTTGAAAGGCGCGTCTTGTTGCGGCGGGCCTGTGAGAAGCATCAACACTTCCGCTGCTATGTATCTTTCTGCAAGAAACTTGGCTCTTTCAAGTCAAACGGGCTTGGATGATTTGCTGGTGCCGTGTAACGAATGCCACTTCATGCTGAGCGAAGCGAAATACCGGATCGATAATGACGAAGAGATGTGCAAGAAAGTGGAGGATCTGCTTGGAGAAGAGGGTTTCAAATATTCTTCTGGGGTTAGAATTTGGCACGTTGTTGACTTGCTCCACGACGTGGTTAAGGTTGATACGGTTAAGGCTAAGGTGAAGAAACCGTTTAAGGGTTTGAAGTTTGCGGTGCATCCTGGCTGTCAGATAATTAGACCGAGTGAAATTGGACGAGTTGACCACGCTGAGAAGCCGAGAAAGCTTGATGCTTTGGTTGAAGCGCTAGAGGCTGAGACTTTGGATTATTCGGAGAAGTTGGACTGTTGTGGGGCGGCTTTGCTGTATTCACATGAGGATGCAGCTTTGAGTCTTGCGGGTTCTAAGCTGAAGGCGGTTCAGGCTTATGGTGTGGATGGATTTGTGGACACTTGTCCCTACTGTCACATAATGTACGATGCTAGGCAGAAGGAGGCTACGGCTACGGTGGGTGGTAAGCTTTCGCTTTCAGTGTTTTACTATACACAGCTTTTGGGACTTGCACTTGGAATTGAGCAGGAAAAACTTGGGCTACATCTAAACCAAAGTTTCGACTCAGAAAAGCTAAGTTTAAATGACCCGTAATCAACCGCACACTCTGGTAATCCTTATATGCGCTAGCACAGAGACTATTTTCTCTTTAAGAGGTAATCTAAATGGTAGATTTTAGCTTTACAGAAGAGCAAAAACTTTTCCGCAACGCACTGCGGGAATGGTGCAAAAAAAATCTTCCCTTAGAGAAAGTTCGCGAAATGGACACTAAAGGCGAGATTCCACAATCGCTAGTAAAGGATATGGCTAACCTTGGCTTGCTGATTATGACTGCCCCCGAAGACCATGGCGGAACTGGTGCCGACTGGGTTATGGCTTGCATTGCAGCCGAAGAGTTAGGCTATGCAGACCTCAGCATCGCCGTTCCCGTGCTTTGGCTTGTAGAATCGTCTTGGGGATATGTTGTCGACAAATACTGCACGGAACAAGTCAGAGAAGACGTCATACGAAAAGCTATCAAAGGCGACGCTTTCATCGGCATAGCCTCCACAGAAGCAAGCGGCGGATCAGACGTTGCAGGTTTCAAATCCACAGCTAAGAAAGAAGGAGAAAAGTGGATTCTTAACGGCGAAAAAACGTACATAAGCGGCACCGAAGAAGCTAAGAAGTGGGGTGGAGGCTTTTTCGTCAACGCGAGAACATCGCCTGCACCGCCAGGAGCAGCCCACCGCGGCATGACTGGATTCTACTTACCCATGGATGTGCCTGGAGTTGAAATTAACAAACGCTTTGAAGACATGGGAAGGATGGCTATTTCAACAGGCGGCTTCGTGATGAAAAACGTGCAGTTGCCAGAGCGTCACCTTATTGGCGAGGTAGATAAGGGCTTTTACTTAACCATGGAAGGATTCGACGCTGCCCGCGTTCTAATAGGTGCTGTATGTTTGGGCGCTGCAAGACGCGCTTTAGATTTGGGAATGGAGTACATTAAGGAACGGAGGGCCTTTGGGCGACCTATTGGCAAGTTTGAAGGGATTCAATTCGAGTTGGCAGATGACTGGGCAGAGCTAGAAGCCTTGCGGTCACTTGTTTACAGGACTGCTTGGATGATGGACAAGCGATACAAAGAAAAACGATTCACGCCTCTTGAGGTTGCGCAGATGATTTCAGCCTGCAAACTAAAGGCTCCACACTTCGCTTTTGATGTTTGCAAACACGTCATGCTATGGTTCGGTGCATACGGCTACACAAAAGAGTGCCCCATAGAAATGGGGTTAAGAGGCATAATGTCCTACTGTGTCGGCGCCGAAGGAGCAACAAACATCCAACGAGTAGTCATAGCAAGAGAGTTGCTAGGGAAAGAATACATAGCGTACAAGTAACGCTGTTGCACATCACGCCGCGTGCTTCCACTTTCCAACATTCACATCTTCGAAGTAGCTAAAGATTCCGAGCTTAAGATATGTCCTAAAAAAGTGTACGCGTGGGACACTCACAGCTGACGTTTAATGAATTTAACCATATCATCGAATCTTTCGTCATCTGTCATGTTTAATGCTTTCAGAGATATCATGTCTGCGTTCAGATGTCCTATGCCGAGTTCTGCAGCCTTTTTAAGTTGATCATGACTTTTTACTCTAATGCCTTTGATGCCTTCTGCCTTGAAGAATTTAAGAATTGCCACCCCTACCGTATCAACCGCTACTCTGTCGCTTCCAGCGATTACTACGCCTGAGACCACCTTCTTTCCGTGAGCTGGACCACCGGAGACAAAGCACGACAGTCCGTCTAGAACCATAAGATCCGAGGTATATGCAAGGTTTATCTCCGCTATACGAAAGCCAGGCTTCTTGTGAAGAATGCTTCTGTCTGCTGGGTTAATCATCCCCACGCTATTCTTGAGGCTCAAGGTGAATACTCCGCCAAACTGATGTGTTTTTAGGCATGGGAGTGATATAATCCGTGAAGCATCATAGGCTGTCTTCGCAATTCGAAATCCTATGGGCCATGAGAGAGCTTTTTCTGGTTTGACCCACACCCATTCTTCTTTCTCGAAGAAAGATACTTTTACACCGAACTCTTTGGCGGCATTCAGTATACCATTCTTCTTCATAGTTGCTTCTGTTGGAAGCCATGCTGGGCCAGACATGTCGCCTACTATGATTTGTTCCTGCTTTAGTCCAGCCTTTATCAGCAGCGTCAGGATCACTCTTAGAGTATGTGGGTGTGTGCTCGCAGGGAAAGGATCGTGACTATTGCAATTGGGCTTGACTAAGACGTAATTTTCATCGAGGTTTCTTATCAATGGCGTCATTTCGCCAATCAGACGTAATGCCTTTTTTACTCCTTCTTCCCTGTCTTCAGTTCGTATAAGAGAGACCAAGCTTTTACGACCTTCAGCATAGATGTTGGACCTTAACGGTTTACAGTCAACTTTTGAGGCATTTTTTGCTGTCAATGCTGCTTTTTGAAAAATCTCTCTCGATGTCTGTAAGAGAGTCATCTCAATTTACCCTGTTCAAACGAGAAAGTTTTAAAAGATAAGTGTTGTGCGCTTGGAAGTTCTAACGCTTAAATTCACTCTTATAACGCATAAGCTAACCTAGTGTCTTCTTCAATTCTTTCACGATTGCTGGCACTATCTCGTACAAGTCCCCAACAATCACATAATCAGCAACTTCAAAGATAGCCGCTTCAGGATCCCTATTTACAGCCACAACCACTTGCGAATCACGCATCCCTGCCACATGCTGGATCATGCCGCTGATGCCGCAGCCTACGTAAAGCGTCGGCTTGATCTTCTTTCCAGACAAGCCAACCCACCCCGTGAACCATTTTCGGTCTTCAGCTAATGGCCTCGTGTTGCCAACTTGGCCGCCGAGAAGTTTAGCAAGTTCTTCAAGCGGCTTAAAGTCTTCTTTCTTTTCAATTCCTCTTCCGCCGCAGACAACTATTCGTGCATCTTCGATTTTTACGTCAGCCACTTCCATCCTGTTGACTCCCACAACTTCTATTTTCGACTCTTCAACTTCAACCTCAGCTTTCACTATCTCGCCGCTCCTTTCTTTCGGCTCAAGCTTTTCGAACGTCCTAGGCGGCACTGTGGCTATTTGCGGTTTTTTACGATAGGTAGCTGTGACGACGGCGTTACCGCTGTATACGATTCTTTTAGTCACCAGCTGTCCTTCTTCGTTAATGGCAAGTTGACTACAATCTGGGGTGCATCCTGTTTCAAGTCTTGCGGCTAGTCGGGAAGCTAGTTCCTTTCCGTTCTTTGTAGATCCTATGAGAAGAATTTCGGGTTTGTTGCCTGTAACGAGGTTTGTTAGAGCGCTCAAATAAGTTTCTATTTGGAAGTCTTTCAGGCGGGAGCTGTCAACTACGAAAACTTTGTCAGCGCCATGTTTGATAAGCTCATCTGCTTTGCTCTCTACCCCGCTTCCAAGTAACACGACTGCAAGTTCTGTCTTGCGGTTAGTTGCGAGCATGCTTCCGCCAGCTAACAGTTCCAGCATCAAATTATAATTCTCAGAAAAAACCCAAACACCTATATGTTCACTCATCGCGCTTACCTCCCTACCATACCCTCCTGAATAAGCGCTTTCACCAGTTTCTCTGCAATCTCAGCTGGATTCTCTCCTTCAATCACAATCCTTTTTCGTTCCACCTTAGGCGCCAAAACATCCATAATCCTGACACCGGAACCCGTTTCTCCAACTTTTTTCAATGGGACATTGATGTCTGCTAGCTTCCAAGTCACTATTTCTTTCTTAGAAGCTTTCATTATCGCCATAAGCGAAGGAATTCGCGGTTCGTTAATCTCCTTGGTTACTGTTACTATTGCAGGCGTCTTAGTTTTCACTGTCTCGTAGCGATCTTCAAGGGTTCTCTCCACAGTCACAACGTTGCCTTCTAGACTGATTTTCCGAGCATACGTGATGACAGGGATGTTCAGCAGCTCAGCAATACGTGGACCAACTTGTGCCGAAAAACCGTCAATAGATGCTTCGCCGCAGAGAATAAGATCAAACTGACCAATTTTCCTCACCGCCTCAGCTAACACAAATGAGGTTGCTAACGTGTCAGAATCCAGCAAAGCCTCATCGTTAATGAAGTATCCTTTGTCAGCGCCTATCGCCAAAGCCTCACGAATCGATGTTTTGGCGTCTTCCCCGCTTGCTGTAACCGTTACAATCTCGCCGCCAAGTTTTTCTTTGAGACGAACAGCTTCTTCCAACGCGTTTTTGTCAAAATCACTAATTTTCCGCGACACGCCAGCTGTGACTAGTCGTCTTGTGGAAGGATCTGCCTTCAGTTGGTTAACGTCTATAGCTTGTTTGAGGCAAACTATTATTCTTGGCAAATTTTCTCCAGCCTCCGTGAGAATTTACCTATGAACAGAAGAAACCAAATTAAGCATTTTGGTATATTTTTCATTTCCGCTTCCTAAAGAATTTAGCATTCCCAGTTCGCAAATATACTAAAACCCTGCTTCGATTTGCCAACTGAGTTCTTTTTCTGAATTTTTTTTCGTTAGAGTAATTCGATTCGCTTTTCAAGCGGCAGAAACCAATTTTAGGGCTTCCATCTCTTAAGCAGCATTGAATTTCCAACAACTGTAATGTCACTTAGTATCATTGCGGCAGCTGCAAATTCTGGTATAATCAAAATGCCAAACGATGGATGAAGAACTCCTGCAGCTAGAGGAATCATTAGTAAATTGTAAAAGAACGCCCAAAACAGGTTCTGCTTTATCTTCTGCAATGTTTTGTTGCTTAGATTAATGCTGACAGCCACGTCGCGCGGATCGTCCTTAATTAGAACTATGTCTCCAGCCTCTATTGCAACGTCAGTTCCGCTTCCAATGGCTATTCCCACATTAGCCTGCGTTATTGCAGGCGCATCGTTTATTCCATCACCAACCATAGCGACAAAGCGTCCTTGACTTTGCAGCTTCCTTATCTCTTCAACCTTTCCAGCAGGAATAACTTCAGCCAAAACCTCATTAACGCCTAACTGATTCGCAATTGCTTCTGCTGTTCTTCTCGTATCGCCCGTAAGCATAACAACTTCTAAGCCAGCTCTTTTAAGCATCTCAACCGCATCCTTAGAATACTCTTTAAGTGTATCGGAAACAGCTAACAAACCAGCAGCTTTACCGTCAACAGCCACTATTAAAACTGTTTTACCTTCGCTCTCCAGCTTCTCAATGTCATCTGCAAATTGCTTGATTGAGACCTTATTGTTCTTCATCAAGACACGATTTCCAAGCAAAACTTGTCTGCGCCTAGACTTTGCAGTTACCCCAAATCCTGGCAAGGCTTCAAAAGAACTTGGCTCTGAAACAGTAATTCCTTCGCTTTCAGCTTTCTTCACTATTGCTTCGCCTATGGGATGCTCAGACCTCTTCTCAGCAATAGCGGCAACTTCTAAAACACGAGTTCTATCTTTTCCAACAATATCTGTAACTTCTAAATTGCCCTTAGTTAAGGTACCCGTCTTGTCAAAGACGACAGTATCAATATCTCTTACAACCTCCAACACCGCACTGTTCTTTATCAGAATTCCATTTTCTGCTCCCTTGCCAACACCAATCATGATTGCGGCAGGGGTTGCGATGCCCAAAGCACATGGGCATGCTATCGCCAAGACAGAAACCAACGTAGTCACTGCCAACATCTCATCTTTAAAGACAAAATACCAAGTTACAAACGCTCCGAATGCAATTACGGCAACTATGGGAACAAAGAAGTTGACGACGCGATCCGCTATTCTCTGGATTGGCGCCTTACTTGCTTGCACTTCACGGGCTAATCTAACAATTTGTGCTAGCATTGTTTCTTTCCCAATTTTCTCTGCTCTGAACTTCAGTGTGCCGGTTTTGTTTATTGTTCCAGTGAAAACCGTGTTTCCAACATTTTTCTCAACTGGAACTGATTCGCCAGTTATCATTGACTCATCTATAAACGAATGCCCGTCAACCACAAACCCGTCAACCGGTATCCTGTTTCC
This window harbors:
- a CDS encoding DUF362 domain-containing protein; the encoded protein is MTAKNASKVDCKPLRSNIYAEGRKSLVSLIRTEDREEGVKKALRLIGEMTPLIRNLDENYVLVKPNCNSHDPFPASTHPHTLRVILTLLIKAGLKQEQIIVGDMSGPAWLPTEATMKKNGILNAAKEFGVKVSFFEKEEWVWVKPEKALSWPIGFRIAKTAYDASRIISLPCLKTHQFGGVFTLSLKNSVGMINPADRSILHKKPGFRIAEINLAYTSDLMVLDGLSCFVSGGPAHGKKVVSGVVIAGSDRVAVDTVGVAILKFFKAEGIKGIRVKSHDQLKKAAELGIGHLNADMISLKALNMTDDERFDDMVKFIKRQL
- a CDS encoding acyl-CoA/acyl-ACP dehydrogenase, giving the protein MVDFSFTEEQKLFRNALREWCKKNLPLEKVREMDTKGEIPQSLVKDMANLGLLIMTAPEDHGGTGADWVMACIAAEELGYADLSIAVPVLWLVESSWGYVVDKYCTEQVREDVIRKAIKGDAFIGIASTEASGGSDVAGFKSTAKKEGEKWILNGEKTYISGTEEAKKWGGGFFVNARTSPAPPGAAHRGMTGFYLPMDVPGVEINKRFEDMGRMAISTGGFVMKNVQLPERHLIGEVDKGFYLTMEGFDAARVLIGAVCLGAARRALDLGMEYIKERRAFGRPIGKFEGIQFELADDWAELEALRSLVYRTAWMMDKRYKEKRFTPLEVAQMISACKLKAPHFAFDVCKHVMLWFGAYGYTKECPIEMGLRGIMSYCVGAEGATNIQRVVIARELLGKEYIAYK
- a CDS encoding CoB--CoM heterodisulfide reductase iron-sulfur subunit B family protein — translated: MKVAVYWGCKIPTAQYAYEMSVRQVFPHFDIELVDLKGASCCGGPVRSINTSAAMYLSARNLALSSQTGLDDLLVPCNECHFMLSEAKYRIDNDEEMCKKVEDLLGEEGFKYSSGVRIWHVVDLLHDVVKVDTVKAKVKKPFKGLKFAVHPGCQIIRPSEIGRVDHAEKPRKLDALVEALEAETLDYSEKLDCCGAALLYSHEDAALSLAGSKLKAVQAYGVDGFVDTCPYCHIMYDARQKEATATVGGKLSLSVFYYTQLLGLALGIEQEKLGLHLNQSFDSEKLSLNDP
- a CDS encoding electron transfer flavoprotein subunit beta/FixA family protein, with product MPRIIVCLKQAIDVNQLKADPSTRRLVTAGVSRKISDFDKNALEEAVRLKEKLGGEIVTVTASGEDAKTSIREALAIGADKGYFINDEALLDSDTLATSFVLAEAVRKIGQFDLILCGEASIDGFSAQVGPRIAELLNIPVITYARKISLEGNVVTVERTLEDRYETVKTKTPAIVTVTKEINEPRIPSLMAIMKASKKEIVTWKLADINVPLKKVGETGSGVRIMDVLAPKVERKRIVIEGENPAEIAEKLVKALIQEGMVGR
- a CDS encoding electron transfer flavoprotein subunit alpha/FixB family protein: MSEHIGVWVFSENYNLMLELLAGGSMLATNRKTELAVVLLGSGVESKADELIKHGADKVFVVDSSRLKDFQIETYLSALTNLVTGNKPEILLIGSTKNGKELASRLAARLETGCTPDCSQLAINEEGQLVTKRIVYSGNAVVTATYRKKPQIATVPPRTFEKLEPKERSGEIVKAEVEVEESKIEVVGVNRMEVADVKIEDARIVVCGGRGIEKKEDFKPLEELAKLLGGQVGNTRPLAEDRKWFTGWVGLSGKKIKPTLYVGCGISGMIQHVAGMRDSQVVVAVNRDPEAAIFEVADYVIVGDLYEIVPAIVKELKKTLG
- a CDS encoding heavy metal translocating P-type ATPase, yielding MREQDVIVQILGMHCPACAQRIEASLSKADGIIEVRVSYAAKEAFVKFDASKVSVEKIKAIIKRSGYEAVEQVEGIVEKRKKELRRQILLFFVGLIFTIPIVLITYFLKIPTKNFLLLTLATPVQFIVGWHFYKGAYNSLKSAFADMNVLVALSASAAYFYSLYSTFFLVDSMVFYEASAVVITTITLGMLLEEMAVEKTGDAIKKLMALQPKTAIVERGGGKEREIPIEEVEVGDVLIVRPGNRIPVDGFVVDGHSFIDESMITGESVPVEKNVGNTVFTGTINKTGTLKFRAEKIGKETMLAQIVRLAREVQASKAPIQRIADRVVNFFVPIVAVIAFGAFVTWYFVFKDEMLAVTTLVSVLAIACPCALGIATPAAIMIGVGKGAENGILIKNSAVLEVVRDIDTVVFDKTGTLTKGNLEVTDIVGKDRTRVLEVAAIAEKRSEHPIGEAIVKKAESEGITVSEPSSFEALPGFGVTAKSRRRQVLLGNRVLMKNNKVSIKQFADDIEKLESEGKTVLIVAVDGKAAGLLAVSDTLKEYSKDAVEMLKRAGLEVVMLTGDTRRTAEAIANQLGVNEVLAEVIPAGKVEEIRKLQSQGRFVAMVGDGINDAPAITQANVGIAIGSGTDVAIEAGDIVLIKDDPRDVAVSINLSNKTLQKIKQNLFWAFFYNLLMIPLAAGVLHPSFGILIIPEFAAAAMILSDITVVGNSMLLKRWKP